The following proteins come from a genomic window of Methanosarcina sp. MTP4:
- a CDS encoding glycosyltransferase family 4 protein, whose translation MKLTLNGEAIKRDERRKKGLKRDWMKIAFVYDAVYPWVKGGAEMRIHELGKHLTAQGHEVHLFGIKWWEGKDIIEYEGMTLHGVCEARELYVGGKRSISEAIVFSLKLFPRLRKEKFDLIDVSVFPYFSCFTVKAVSVLSKTPAVFTWHEVWDGYWYEYLGYWKGFFGQMVEKAVAKISSNNIAVSGWTKNRLEALGVLGEEIAVVPNGIDLKRISEIEPEGGWTFANPERKIYGTIFAGRLIKEKNVDVLLRAVALLKADFPGIRCCIVGDGPEREALLRLTDELGVRGHVDFAGFQEYEALIGKIKASKVLVLPSSREGFGMVVIEAFACGVPVVTVRERYNAAQGLVEDGVDGFVVGLGERELAEGVRKVLWESSSYNKMSEYATRKTEKYEWEEVLRKLNSFYEELM comes from the coding sequence TTGAAGTTGACACTGAATGGTGAAGCGATAAAGAGGGACGAAAGAAGGAAAAAAGGATTAAAGAGGGACTGGATGAAAATTGCCTTTGTCTACGACGCTGTCTATCCCTGGGTCAAAGGTGGCGCAGAGATGCGCATCCATGAACTTGGAAAGCACCTCACAGCCCAAGGACACGAAGTGCACCTCTTCGGGATCAAATGGTGGGAAGGCAAAGACATTATCGAGTACGAGGGGATGACCCTGCACGGGGTCTGCGAAGCGAGAGAATTGTACGTAGGCGGCAAGCGCTCGATCTCCGAAGCAATCGTGTTTTCCCTGAAACTTTTTCCCAGGCTCCGGAAAGAAAAGTTCGACCTTATCGATGTGAGTGTCTTTCCCTACTTTTCCTGTTTTACCGTGAAAGCAGTATCCGTATTGAGTAAAACTCCGGCAGTGTTCACCTGGCACGAAGTCTGGGACGGGTACTGGTATGAATACCTCGGGTACTGGAAGGGTTTTTTCGGACAAATGGTCGAAAAAGCGGTTGCAAAAATTTCAAGCAATAACATCGCAGTTTCTGGCTGGACAAAAAACAGGCTCGAAGCCCTCGGGGTCCTCGGAGAAGAAATTGCAGTTGTCCCGAACGGGATTGACTTAAAAAGGATTTCTGAAATCGAACCTGAAGGCGGCTGGACTTTTGCCAACCCGGAGAGGAAGATTTACGGTACAATCTTTGCCGGCAGGCTCATAAAAGAGAAAAACGTCGATGTCCTGCTCCGGGCGGTGGCCCTCCTTAAAGCCGATTTTCCGGGTATCAGGTGCTGCATTGTCGGTGACGGTCCTGAAAGGGAGGCACTCCTGAGACTCACAGATGAACTCGGAGTTCGGGGTCATGTGGATTTTGCAGGCTTTCAGGAATACGAGGCACTGATAGGGAAGATAAAGGCTTCAAAGGTCCTTGTGCTGCCATCTTCCAGGGAAGGGTTTGGGATGGTTGTGATCGAGGCTTTTGCGTGCGGGGTGCCGGTGGTGACGGTGAGGGAGAGGTATAATGCGGCGCAGGGGTTGGTTGAGGACGGAGTGGATGGTTTTGTTGTGGGGCTGGGGGAGAGGGAGCTTGCGGAAGGGGTGAGAAAGGTACTTTGGGAGAGTTCCAGTTATAATAAGATGTCAGAATATGCAACAAGGAAAACCGAAAAATATGAATGGGAAGAAGTTCTCAGAAAACTTAATTCTTTTTATGAGGAATTGATGTGA
- a CDS encoding glycosyltransferase, translating into MKVAIFHDYIGAIGGGEKLVLTLARGLGADVITTDVDMDSVKKMGFEDINIISLGTTLKMPPLKQIDASIKFATSNYSKEYEFFIFSGNWAPFAAKKHKPNLYYCHTPTRAFYDLYDNYLKKHSFFIAVPFVIWVYFHKKFSENYLGHVCKIVTNSENTKRRIRKYLHRESEVIYPPIDVSRFKLKEYGDFWLSVNRLYPEKRVELQIEAFRKMPDKKLLVVGGYATGDHASGYASEVTDNLPGNIKLLGSVSEEKLLELYASCKGFLTTAMDEDFGMTPVEAMASGKPVVAVKEGGYLESVSDGKTGILTKPYVENIIEAVITVSKNPETYKNACIERAKMFDKSIFVKKIIEAVNQVKDSNK; encoded by the coding sequence GTGAAAGTTGCAATCTTCCATGACTACATCGGCGCGATAGGGGGAGGAGAGAAACTGGTCCTGACCCTTGCGAGAGGACTCGGGGCTGATGTCATTACGACGGATGTGGACATGGATTCTGTTAAGAAGATGGGATTTGAGGACATAAATATCATAAGCCTCGGAACTACCTTGAAGATGCCACCCTTAAAGCAGATAGATGCTTCTATTAAGTTTGCAACCTCTAATTATTCAAAAGAATACGAATTTTTTATTTTTTCCGGCAACTGGGCGCCTTTTGCAGCGAAAAAGCATAAACCAAACCTTTATTATTGCCATACGCCTACGAGGGCGTTTTATGACCTTTACGATAATTATTTGAAAAAACATTCTTTTTTTATCGCTGTACCATTTGTTATCTGGGTGTATTTCCATAAAAAATTCTCTGAAAATTATCTTGGGCATGTGTGTAAGATTGTAACGAATTCGGAAAACACAAAAAGAAGAATTAGGAAATATTTGCATAGAGAATCAGAAGTTATCTATCCCCCGATCGATGTTTCAAGATTTAAATTAAAAGAATACGGGGATTTCTGGCTCTCGGTAAACCGGCTCTACCCCGAAAAGCGGGTTGAACTGCAAATTGAAGCTTTCAGAAAAATGCCGGACAAAAAACTGCTTGTCGTTGGGGGATATGCAACAGGGGATCATGCATCCGGATACGCATCAGAGGTCACGGATAATCTCCCTGGGAACATAAAATTACTCGGAAGTGTTTCGGAAGAAAAACTTCTTGAATTGTATGCTAGCTGCAAAGGGTTCTTAACGACCGCAATGGATGAGGATTTTGGAATGACACCGGTTGAAGCCATGGCTTCAGGCAAACCTGTTGTAGCTGTAAAGGAAGGAGGATATCTGGAGAGTGTAAGCGATGGTAAAACAGGAATTCTTACAAAACCATATGTAGAAAACATAATTGAAGCCGTAATAACTGTTTCTAAAAATCCTGAAACTTATAAAAACGCATGTATCGAAAGGGCAAAAATGTTTGATAAATCAATATTTGTCAAAAAAATAATTGAAGCTGTGAATCAGGTAAAAGACAGTAATAAATAA
- the wrbA gene encoding NAD(P)H:quinone oxidoreductase type IV → MVKVNVIFYSLYGHIHKMAEAVAEGAREVEGAEVGIYQVPETLPEEVIAKMGATETKKAFAHIPFLTRDMYEKVLSGADALIFGSPTRFGNMPAQMRAMLDGTGGLWGRGALVGKVGSVFTSSGTQHGGQESTIISFHFTLLHHGMVIVGLPYAEKRQTRMDEITGGSPYGASTIAGGDGSRQPSENELAMARYQGRHVAEIAKKLAKK, encoded by the coding sequence ATGGTTAAAGTAAACGTCATATTCTACAGTCTGTACGGTCACATTCACAAAATGGCAGAAGCGGTTGCCGAAGGAGCGCGGGAAGTCGAAGGGGCGGAAGTAGGAATCTATCAGGTCCCTGAAACCCTGCCTGAGGAGGTAATCGCGAAGATGGGGGCAACCGAGACTAAAAAAGCTTTTGCCCACATCCCGTTTCTCACCCGGGATATGTATGAGAAGGTGCTTTCAGGTGCTGATGCGCTGATTTTTGGAAGTCCCACTCGCTTCGGAAACATGCCTGCCCAGATGAGGGCCATGCTGGACGGAACAGGAGGACTGTGGGGGAGGGGCGCCCTTGTAGGAAAAGTAGGAAGCGTGTTTACTTCCAGCGGCACCCAGCACGGCGGACAGGAATCCACAATTATCAGTTTCCATTTTACCCTGCTTCACCACGGGATGGTTATTGTGGGCTTGCCCTATGCGGAGAAAAGGCAGACCAGAATGGATGAAATCACTGGAGGAAGCCCCTATGGGGCATCAACCATTGCAGGTGGGGACGGGAGTCGCCAGCCTTCCGAAAATGAACTTGCAATGGCTCGCTACCAGGGACGGCATGTGGCCGAAATAGCAAAGAAACTGGCTAAAAAATAA
- a CDS encoding glycosyltransferase family 2 protein produces MPSLSIVMPSMNEEETIKICIEKAHEIFKKYEIEGEVILADNSSDRTAEIAAAMGAKVIGPVKGYGNAYLKGLAHAKGDYIAIADADNTYDLLELSDFLEPLMDGEADFVIGSRLKGTIKKGSMPWLHQYIGNPLLTAMLNLLFNTSISDAHCGMRAFTKDALEKMNLKTRGMELASEMIIEASKSGLRIMEVPITYHPRKTPSKLRSFQDGWRHVRFMMLYRPLPFLLIPGSVVFILGALITGTLLLNGNAVENRMHSFILGSMFLVIGGQTLATGGYIKTYGLVHGMYREGDEGSRKLLNYHSLEKELVAGSLILGAGILLGLKVAWSWASSGYGSLAEVESAVVAMVLAFIGLQLIFSAIILSVMLLEVDTEW; encoded by the coding sequence ATGCCTTCACTTTCTATCGTCATGCCCTCTATGAACGAAGAAGAAACAATAAAAATCTGCATAGAGAAAGCCCATGAAATATTCAAAAAATATGAGATAGAAGGGGAGGTTATACTGGCTGACAATTCTTCGGACAGGACCGCCGAGATTGCGGCGGCTATGGGGGCAAAGGTGATAGGTCCGGTCAAAGGCTATGGAAACGCTTACCTCAAGGGCCTTGCTCATGCAAAAGGAGATTACATAGCCATTGCTGATGCGGACAATACCTACGATTTGCTGGAACTGTCGGACTTTCTGGAACCTCTTATGGACGGTGAAGCGGATTTTGTAATCGGAAGCCGCCTCAAAGGAACCATTAAAAAAGGGTCCATGCCCTGGTTGCACCAGTACATCGGAAATCCTCTCCTGACAGCCATGCTCAACCTGCTTTTCAATACAAGTATATCGGATGCCCACTGTGGAATGAGGGCTTTTACAAAAGATGCCCTGGAAAAAATGAACCTTAAAACCCGGGGGATGGAACTGGCATCCGAAATGATAATAGAGGCTTCCAAAAGCGGGCTCAGGATTATGGAAGTCCCGATAACCTACCATCCCCGGAAGACTCCTTCCAAACTGCGCTCCTTCCAGGACGGCTGGCGGCATGTGCGCTTCATGATGCTGTATCGTCCCCTCCCGTTCCTGTTAATACCTGGATCTGTGGTTTTCATCCTGGGGGCTCTCATAACAGGAACTCTCCTGCTGAACGGAAATGCGGTAGAAAACAGGATGCATTCCTTCATCCTGGGCAGCATGTTCCTTGTCATAGGTGGACAGACCCTGGCAACCGGCGGCTACATTAAGACATATGGCCTGGTCCATGGCATGTACCGGGAAGGCGATGAGGGGTCAAGGAAATTGCTCAATTACCATTCCCTTGAAAAAGAACTGGTTGCTGGCTCCCTTATCCTGGGGGCGGGCATCCTCCTGGGGCTGAAAGTTGCATGGAGCTGGGCCAGTTCCGGCTACGGCTCCCTTGCAGAAGTGGAAAGTGCGGTCGTTGCCATGGTTCTTGCCTTCATAGGGCTCCAGCTTATTTTTTCCGCAATTATCCTGAGTGTAATGCTTCTTGAAGTTGACACTGAATGGTGA